From Vidua macroura isolate BioBank_ID:100142 chromosome 5, ASM2450914v1, whole genome shotgun sequence, the proteins below share one genomic window:
- the SLC17A8 gene encoding vesicular glutamate transporter 3 isoform X1, with the protein MPFKGLGSLKERFFNPGKEEVKNTISDSLGNLRRKIDGTNVEEEPLELTAEGRPVAASGRRPALCECYCCGLPKRYIIAIMSGLGFCISFGIRCNLGVAIVEMVNNSTVYVDGKPELQTAQFNWDPETVGLIHGSFFWGYIVTQIPGGFISNKLAANRVFGAAIFLTSTLNMIIPSAARVHYGCVMFVRILQGLVEGVTYPACHGMWSKWAPPLERSRLATTSFCGSYAGAVVAMPLAGVLVQYIGWSSVFYIYGTFGIVWYVFWLLHAYESPAAHPTITNEERIYIETSIGEGTSLANASKFNTPWKRFFTSMPVYAIIVANFCRSWTFYLLLISQPAYFEEVFGFAISKVGLLSAVPHMVMTIIVPIGGQLADFLRSRKILTTTTVRKVMNCGGFGMEATLLLVVGYSHTKGVAISFLVLAVGFSGFAISGFNVNHLDIAPRYASILMGISNGVGTLSGMVCPLIVGAMTKHKTREEWQNVFLIAALVHYSGVIFYAIFASGEKQEWADPENLNEEKCGIIDQDELAEETEMNNETFVSPKKTYGATSQNSEVQRREWRKQKQVTQDMEEQTSYHYENENFRDLS; encoded by the exons GAAGATCGATGGCACCAACGTGGAGGAGGAGCCCCTTGAGCTGACGGCGGAGGGGCGGCCCGTGGCGGCGAGCGGCCGCCGGCCCGCGCTGTGCGAGTGCTACTGCTGCGGCCTGCCCAAGCGCTACATCATCGCCATCATGAGCGGCCTGGGCTTCTGCATCTCCTTCGGCATCAGGTGCAACCTGGGCGTGGCCATCGTGGAGATGGTCAACAACAGCACTGTCTATGTCGATGgaaagccagagctgcag ACAGCCCAATTCAACTGGGATCCAGAGACTGTAGGACTCATTCATGGCTCTTTTTTCTGGGGTTACATTGTGACACAAATTCCAGGAGGGTTCATCTCAAACAAATTGGCTGCTAACAG GGTATTTGGTGCAGCTATCTTTCTAACATCTACACTGAACATGATCATCCCTTCTGCAGCAAGAGTGCATTATGGCTGTGTGATGTTTGTGAGAATTCTTCAAGGTTTGGTGGAG GGCGTCACATACCCAGCCTGCCATGGGATGTGGAGTAAGTGGGCCCCGCCGCTGGAGAGAAGCAGGTTGGCTACCACTTCATTCTGTG GGTCTTACGCAGGTGCAGTGGTGGCCatgcccctggcaggggtgcTGGTGCAGTACATAGGATGGTCATCAGTCTTTTATATTTACG GAACGTTTGGGATTGTTTGGTACGTGTTTTGGCTGCTTCATGCCTATGAGAGTCCTGCTGCGCATCCAACAATAACCAATGAAGAAAGGATATATATAGAAACAAGTATAGGAGAAGGAACCAGCCTAGCTAATGCAAgt AAATTTAATACTCCCTGGAAGAGATTTTTCACTTCAATGCCAGTTTATGCAATCATTGTGGCAAACTTCTGCAGAAGCTGGACCTTCTACTTGCTCCTTATAAGTCAGCCTGCTTACTTTGAAGAAGTCTTTGGATTTGCAATAAGCAAG GTTGGCCTTTTGTCAGCAGTTCCTCACATGGTCATGACAATCATCGTGCCCATTGGAGGGCAGCTAGCTGACTTCTTACGGAGTAGGAAGATCTTAACCACTACCACTGTAAGGAAGGTCATGAACTGTGGAG GCTTTGGGATGGAAGCAACCTTGCTTTTGGTGGTTGGTTATTCTCACACAAAAGGTGTGGCTATTTCCTTTCTGGTGTTAGCAGTAGGCTTCAGCGGCTTTGCAATTTCAG GCTTCAATGTGAATCACTTGGACATAGCCCCTCGTTATGCCAGCATTCTGATGGGGATCTCCAACGGCGTGGGGACACTGTCGGGAATGGTGTGCCCACTCATTGTTGGTGCAATGACAAAACATAAG ACCCGTGAAGAATGGCAGAACGTCTTTCTGATTGCAGCCCTGGTGCATTACAGTGGTGTGATATTCTACGCTATCTTTGCTTCCGGGGAGAAGCAGGAATGGGCTGATCCCGAAAACCTCAATGAAGAGAAATGTGGCATAATTGATCAGGATGAACTGGCCGAGGAAACAGAGATGAACAATGAAACTTTTGTAAGTCCAAAGAAAACGTATGGTGCTACCAGTCAAAATAGTGAAGtacagagaagggaatggaggAAGCAAAAGCAAGTAACTCAAGACATGGAGGAACAGACTTCTTACcattatgaaaatgaaaattttcgAGATTTGTCTTAA
- the SLC17A8 gene encoding vesicular glutamate transporter 3 isoform X2 produces MPFKGLGSLKERFFNPGKEEVKNTISDSLGNLRRKIDGTNVEEEPLELTAEGRPVAASGRRPALCECYCCGLPKRYIIAIMSGLGFCISFGIRCNLGVAIVEMVNNSTVYVDGKPELQTAQFNWDPETVGLIHGSFFWGYIVTQIPGGFISNKLAANRVFGAAIFLTSTLNMIIPSAARVHYGCVMFVRILQGLVEGVTYPACHGMWSKWAPPLERSRLATTSFCGSYAGAVVAMPLAGVLVQYIGWSSVFYIYGTFGIVWYVFWLLHAYESPAAHPTITNEERIYIETSIGEGTSLANASVGLLSAVPHMVMTIIVPIGGQLADFLRSRKILTTTTVRKVMNCGGFGMEATLLLVVGYSHTKGVAISFLVLAVGFSGFAISGFNVNHLDIAPRYASILMGISNGVGTLSGMVCPLIVGAMTKHKTREEWQNVFLIAALVHYSGVIFYAIFASGEKQEWADPENLNEEKCGIIDQDELAEETEMNNETFVSPKKTYGATSQNSEVQRREWRKQKQVTQDMEEQTSYHYENENFRDLS; encoded by the exons GAAGATCGATGGCACCAACGTGGAGGAGGAGCCCCTTGAGCTGACGGCGGAGGGGCGGCCCGTGGCGGCGAGCGGCCGCCGGCCCGCGCTGTGCGAGTGCTACTGCTGCGGCCTGCCCAAGCGCTACATCATCGCCATCATGAGCGGCCTGGGCTTCTGCATCTCCTTCGGCATCAGGTGCAACCTGGGCGTGGCCATCGTGGAGATGGTCAACAACAGCACTGTCTATGTCGATGgaaagccagagctgcag ACAGCCCAATTCAACTGGGATCCAGAGACTGTAGGACTCATTCATGGCTCTTTTTTCTGGGGTTACATTGTGACACAAATTCCAGGAGGGTTCATCTCAAACAAATTGGCTGCTAACAG GGTATTTGGTGCAGCTATCTTTCTAACATCTACACTGAACATGATCATCCCTTCTGCAGCAAGAGTGCATTATGGCTGTGTGATGTTTGTGAGAATTCTTCAAGGTTTGGTGGAG GGCGTCACATACCCAGCCTGCCATGGGATGTGGAGTAAGTGGGCCCCGCCGCTGGAGAGAAGCAGGTTGGCTACCACTTCATTCTGTG GGTCTTACGCAGGTGCAGTGGTGGCCatgcccctggcaggggtgcTGGTGCAGTACATAGGATGGTCATCAGTCTTTTATATTTACG GAACGTTTGGGATTGTTTGGTACGTGTTTTGGCTGCTTCATGCCTATGAGAGTCCTGCTGCGCATCCAACAATAACCAATGAAGAAAGGATATATATAGAAACAAGTATAGGAGAAGGAACCAGCCTAGCTAATGCAAgt GTTGGCCTTTTGTCAGCAGTTCCTCACATGGTCATGACAATCATCGTGCCCATTGGAGGGCAGCTAGCTGACTTCTTACGGAGTAGGAAGATCTTAACCACTACCACTGTAAGGAAGGTCATGAACTGTGGAG GCTTTGGGATGGAAGCAACCTTGCTTTTGGTGGTTGGTTATTCTCACACAAAAGGTGTGGCTATTTCCTTTCTGGTGTTAGCAGTAGGCTTCAGCGGCTTTGCAATTTCAG GCTTCAATGTGAATCACTTGGACATAGCCCCTCGTTATGCCAGCATTCTGATGGGGATCTCCAACGGCGTGGGGACACTGTCGGGAATGGTGTGCCCACTCATTGTTGGTGCAATGACAAAACATAAG ACCCGTGAAGAATGGCAGAACGTCTTTCTGATTGCAGCCCTGGTGCATTACAGTGGTGTGATATTCTACGCTATCTTTGCTTCCGGGGAGAAGCAGGAATGGGCTGATCCCGAAAACCTCAATGAAGAGAAATGTGGCATAATTGATCAGGATGAACTGGCCGAGGAAACAGAGATGAACAATGAAACTTTTGTAAGTCCAAAGAAAACGTATGGTGCTACCAGTCAAAATAGTGAAGtacagagaagggaatggaggAAGCAAAAGCAAGTAACTCAAGACATGGAGGAACAGACTTCTTACcattatgaaaatgaaaattttcgAGATTTGTCTTAA